The Enterococcus rotai genome includes a window with the following:
- a CDS encoding VOC family protein has product MFAPLHHVSLLTRYAEENHFFYTTILGLRFVKKTVNQENHKMLHYYYGDYAGTPGSVITFFVIPALANRYDNDHFLNSIGLKIPKGSLYFWEQRLTEAQIGFTKEANTLSFQNRDQVTIQLVEVEQPPLAKELQVQNTIPGDKQILGLLSTEFHVTDLEKTADFFYRLLGWETDQGYLQLNETDSIQLVQTNTVEKTRMGRGSMDHVAFSIRDETALNHLYEKAKQQGWHIEKLVHRGYFKSLYIREPGGNRVEFATLTPGFTIDEPLDALGEQLALPPFLEKKRTEIEAALYHEP; this is encoded by the coding sequence ATGTTTGCACCACTTCATCATGTTTCCTTATTGACTAGATATGCTGAGGAAAATCACTTTTTTTATACAACGATTCTTGGGTTGCGCTTTGTAAAAAAAACAGTCAATCAAGAGAATCATAAAATGCTTCATTACTATTACGGCGATTACGCTGGAACACCCGGTTCTGTCATTACGTTTTTCGTCATTCCAGCACTCGCTAATCGATATGATAATGACCATTTTTTGAATTCGATCGGACTAAAAATCCCCAAAGGCAGCTTGTACTTTTGGGAACAGCGGTTAACTGAAGCTCAAATAGGCTTCACTAAAGAAGCAAACACATTATCTTTTCAAAATCGAGATCAAGTAACGATTCAGCTAGTTGAAGTAGAACAACCACCATTAGCTAAGGAATTACAGGTTCAAAACACCATTCCTGGCGATAAACAGATTTTAGGTCTTTTATCGACCGAATTTCATGTCACCGATCTTGAAAAAACAGCAGATTTTTTTTATCGGTTGTTAGGTTGGGAAACTGATCAGGGATATCTACAGTTGAATGAAACAGACTCTATTCAGCTAGTGCAGACCAATACAGTAGAAAAAACGAGGATGGGTCGAGGAAGTATGGATCATGTAGCTTTTTCGATTAGAGATGAAACAGCACTTAATCATCTATATGAAAAAGCGAAACAACAAGGTTGGCATATTGAAAAACTAGTCCATCGTGGTTATTTTAAAAGCTTGTATATCAGAGAACCCGGCGGTAATCGTGTTGAATTCGCTACGTTAACACCTGGATTTACGATCGATGAACCCTTAGACGCTTTAGGTGAACAGCTTGCTCTGCCACCCTTCTTGGAAAAAAAGCGGACAGAAATCGAAGCAGCTCTTTATCATGAACCATAA
- a CDS encoding helix-turn-helix transcriptional regulator, which produces MPKKKNSSFESSIHVYRAMKRMTQQELADKVGVSRQTIIQLERNRYNPSLLLAHDIADVFEVPIEQIFTFKKLTDDEQTNEVTD; this is translated from the coding sequence TTGCCAAAAAAGAAGAACTCATCTTTTGAGAGTTCCATTCACGTCTACAGAGCCATGAAACGCATGACCCAACAGGAACTTGCTGACAAGGTGGGAGTATCTAGACAAACAATCATTCAGTTAGAAAGAAATAGGTACAATCCTTCCCTTTTACTGGCTCATGACATAGCAGACGTTTTCGAAGTGCCGATTGAACAAATCTTCACTTTCAAAAAATTAACAGATGACGAGCAAACAAACGAAGTAACCGACTAA
- a CDS encoding PadR family transcriptional regulator, producing the protein MRASSQFKKGALEMCVLHFIQKEDRYGYELTQRVNQFIPITEGALYPVLRRLVKESYCEIYTKESPDGPSRKYYQMTDKGKEYLELLERDWDEFVEQVSKLREAD; encoded by the coding sequence ATGAGGGCTTCCAGCCAATTTAAAAAAGGTGCTTTAGAAATGTGTGTACTTCATTTTATTCAAAAAGAAGATCGATATGGATACGAATTAACACAACGAGTGAATCAGTTTATACCAATTACCGAAGGGGCGCTTTACCCAGTTTTACGCCGATTAGTCAAAGAATCTTATTGTGAGATTTATACGAAAGAATCACCTGATGGTCCTTCCAGAAAGTATTACCAAATGACGGATAAAGGAAAAGAATATTTGGAGCTTTTAGAGCGTGATTGGGATGAATTCGTTGAACAAGTAAGTAAACTGAGGGAGGCAGATTAG
- a CDS encoding alpha/beta hydrolase family protein, with protein sequence MKRVKKLILLFTGLLMILGMFIWYEHFYDMHETTKWIPTTKGRLAAVLTQPKRRESRGIVVLVHGDAAVDATNEGGYRTMMEQFAKAGFTTISWAKPGVAGSTGNWLNQSMDDRADEVTEVIQWARKQPTINTEKIVLWGVSQGGWVVPKVAAQKKVPLSKVILVSPAIDWVTQNTYYTTQKLKQEGKTPQQITEALGKEEQVITLLKNNASFQEYLANTPEPEPMSKERWSFVKKNFRANSRSDLEKINVPVELILADHDQNVDIKDTEKTYSEKIPTDLLSVYKMKNTAHSMVYANLTQSEFLTTAAYLLAPKDFLINRAFLRQSFLSVARD encoded by the coding sequence ATGAAACGAGTGAAAAAGTTGATCCTGTTATTTACAGGATTACTTATGATTTTAGGCATGTTTATTTGGTATGAACATTTTTATGATATGCATGAGACCACTAAATGGATTCCAACTACTAAAGGCCGTTTGGCTGCTGTGTTAACACAACCAAAAAGGCGTGAGTCTCGTGGAATCGTAGTATTGGTTCATGGAGATGCAGCGGTTGATGCCACAAATGAAGGTGGCTATAGGACTATGATGGAACAATTTGCTAAAGCTGGATTTACAACGATTTCTTGGGCAAAACCCGGGGTCGCTGGCTCAACAGGAAACTGGCTGAATCAATCGATGGATGATCGGGCAGATGAAGTAACTGAAGTCATTCAATGGGCAAGGAAACAACCAACTATAAACACAGAGAAAATTGTGTTATGGGGAGTAAGTCAAGGTGGTTGGGTTGTCCCAAAAGTTGCTGCGCAAAAGAAAGTCCCACTTTCTAAAGTAATCTTGGTATCTCCAGCAATCGACTGGGTAACGCAAAATACGTATTATACGACACAAAAATTAAAACAAGAAGGCAAAACACCGCAACAAATCACAGAAGCTTTAGGAAAAGAAGAGCAAGTGATCACGTTGCTGAAAAACAATGCATCTTTTCAAGAGTATCTAGCAAATACGCCAGAACCAGAGCCAATGTCAAAAGAGCGCTGGTCCTTTGTTAAAAAGAACTTCAGAGCTAACAGTCGGTCTGATTTAGAAAAAATAAATGTCCCAGTTGAGTTGATCCTTGCTGACCATGACCAAAACGTAGATATTAAGGACACTGAAAAAACATACTCAGAAAAAATACCAACAGATTTGCTATCTGTTTATAAAATGAAAAATACCGCTCATAGCATGGTATATGCCAATCTTACACAATCAGAATTTTTAACAACAGCTGCTTACTTGTTAGCACCTAAAGATTTTTTGATCAATAGAGCCTTTTTAAGGCAATCATTTTTATCTGTTGCAAGAGATTGA
- a CDS encoding GNAT family N-acetyltransferase produces MNNSIQVMARDQLSQQEEKEVLRLLLTSFSAKFGTLHLKLDEQLDILVYLDRKYSQQLAPVDYIAKKENKIVGLLTIAGTTNYPQKLAYPFELVKKYGFFTIAHYLLLLTALDYRSADKEQYIENIAVHEKCQKQGIAKELIEMAQANTKNGEKLTLLVSAENTHAKRLYLKCGFSIVKRKRKVLLGFLVNEPNWLFMEWSR; encoded by the coding sequence ATGAATAACAGCATACAGGTGATGGCTCGTGATCAATTAAGTCAGCAGGAAGAAAAGGAGGTACTTAGGTTGTTGCTAACATCCTTTTCGGCCAAATTTGGAACACTTCATCTAAAGCTAGATGAACAGCTGGATATTTTAGTTTATCTTGATCGGAAATATTCACAGCAGCTCGCTCCCGTTGATTATATCGCAAAGAAAGAAAATAAAATCGTCGGGTTATTGACTATTGCGGGAACAACCAATTATCCCCAAAAACTTGCCTATCCTTTTGAGTTAGTTAAAAAGTATGGTTTTTTTACTATCGCTCACTATCTCTTATTGCTGACAGCGCTAGATTACCGTTCTGCTGATAAAGAGCAGTATATTGAAAATATTGCAGTACACGAAAAATGCCAAAAACAGGGAATTGCCAAGGAATTGATCGAGATGGCACAAGCAAATACAAAAAACGGTGAAAAGCTGACACTTCTTGTTTCTGCTGAAAATACGCATGCAAAGCGCTTATATTTGAAGTGCGGGTTTTCAATCGTTAAAAGGAAAAGAAAAGTTCTTTTAGGTTTTTTAGTGAACGAACCAAATTGGCTTTTTATGGAATGGAGCAGATAA
- the spxA gene encoding transcriptional regulator SpxA, which translates to MLKLYTTNSCTSCRKARRWLIDHDIPFEEKNFGTTPITLDELKNILILTEEGTEDIISIRSKVFQKLDIDINELPLHALLELVKENPGLLRRPIMIDEKRLQIGFNEDEIRCFLPRSVRKRELSQTLLLSGL; encoded by the coding sequence ATGTTAAAATTATATACTACAAATAGCTGTACATCATGTAGAAAAGCGCGGCGTTGGCTAATTGATCATGATATTCCATTTGAAGAAAAGAACTTTGGCACGACTCCTATTACATTAGACGAACTAAAAAATATATTAATCCTTACTGAAGAAGGCACGGAAGATATTATTTCGATCCGTTCCAAAGTTTTTCAAAAACTAGATATAGATATTAACGAATTACCTTTACATGCATTATTGGAGCTGGTGAAAGAGAATCCAGGATTACTACGCCGTCCAATTATGATCGATGAAAAGAGATTACAAATTGGCTTCAACGAAGATGAAATTCGGTGCTTCTTACCTAGATCTGTTCGTAAAAGAGAATTATCACAAACATTACTTTTAAGCGGTTTATAA
- a CDS encoding helix-turn-helix domain-containing protein, with protein METYLTMGQLAELLAISKHQIRYNEEKGLLSPAFIDANGYHKYGIDQMYQLANILLMRSLGVSTAQITKFMTNQDNVWAEQTLKETLQATEDKIHQLVVAKKKIEALLPEIEQKEEGYLSLPERNLRKVYSYPLMESMNIAAFFKAFKNTQNNQPMLFESLYYLVCDQQMDVYVEDPLAKDKQLKAGDYVVKRVWVEEEAELLEAVARFKQETNFPSLGVSEVIIKEEAYSSILMNNKLLYELQGFISMKG; from the coding sequence ATGGAAACATATTTAACTATGGGACAATTAGCTGAATTATTGGCTATTTCCAAACATCAAATTCGTTATAACGAAGAAAAAGGCTTGTTGTCGCCAGCGTTTATTGATGCTAATGGATACCACAAATACGGTATTGATCAAATGTATCAGTTGGCAAATATTCTTTTAATGAGAAGTTTAGGCGTATCAACGGCTCAAATTACTAAGTTTATGACCAATCAGGATAACGTTTGGGCGGAACAAACGTTAAAAGAAACACTACAAGCTACAGAAGACAAAATTCACCAATTAGTCGTTGCTAAAAAGAAAATTGAAGCGTTATTGCCAGAGATCGAACAAAAAGAGGAGGGATATCTTAGCTTGCCAGAAAGAAATTTGAGGAAAGTCTATTCATATCCATTGATGGAATCAATGAATATAGCTGCCTTCTTTAAAGCTTTCAAAAATACTCAAAACAACCAACCTATGCTTTTTGAATCACTCTATTATTTAGTCTGCGATCAGCAGATGGATGTTTACGTTGAAGACCCTTTGGCAAAAGATAAACAACTAAAAGCGGGTGACTATGTAGTAAAAAGAGTTTGGGTAGAAGAAGAGGCAGAATTGTTAGAAGCCGTTGCTAGATTTAAGCAAGAAACCAACTTTCCATCTTTGGGCGTATCAGAAGTAATCATCAAAGAGGAAGCCTATTCTTCTATTTTAATGAATAATAAACTTTTGTATGAACTTCAAGGGTTTATTTCAATGAAAGGGTGA
- the queA gene encoding tRNA preQ1(34) S-adenosylmethionine ribosyltransferase-isomerase QueA, producing MLSTEDFDFDLPEELIAQTPLKDRTSSRLLVLNRETKEIEDKHFHDIIDELNAGDALVMNDTRVLPARLYGEKPETGGHLEVLLLTNTEGDTWETLIKPAKRAKVGTKISFGDGRLSATVIEELEHGGRIVTFSYDGIFLEILESLGEMPLPPYIKERLEDPERYQTVYAKENGSAAAPTAGLHFTQELLGKIQSKGVKLVYLTLHVGLGTFRPVSVENISEHEMHSEFYRLTEEAAEQLNDVRQSGGKIIAVGTTSIRTLETIGTKFDGQIKADSGWTDIFITPGYEFKIVQAFSTNFHLPKSTLVMLVSAFAGRDLTLAAYQHAIDESYRFFSFGDAMFVK from the coding sequence ATGCTTAGTACAGAAGATTTTGATTTTGATTTACCAGAAGAGCTGATTGCTCAAACCCCTTTAAAAGATCGAACGAGTTCACGACTTTTGGTGTTGAACCGTGAAACCAAAGAGATAGAAGATAAACACTTTCATGATATTATTGATGAATTAAACGCAGGAGATGCGTTAGTCATGAATGATACTCGTGTATTACCAGCGCGCTTATATGGAGAAAAACCTGAAACTGGTGGACATTTGGAAGTGCTGCTTTTGACAAATACAGAAGGTGATACGTGGGAAACGCTGATCAAACCAGCCAAACGTGCAAAAGTTGGCACAAAGATCAGCTTTGGCGATGGTCGTTTAAGTGCAACCGTTATTGAAGAACTCGAACATGGTGGACGGATCGTAACGTTCAGCTATGATGGTATCTTCTTAGAAATTTTGGAATCATTGGGAGAAATGCCTTTACCGCCTTATATAAAAGAGCGTTTAGAAGACCCTGAACGCTATCAAACTGTCTATGCAAAAGAAAATGGCTCTGCAGCTGCCCCTACAGCGGGTTTACATTTTACACAGGAACTACTTGGGAAAATCCAATCAAAGGGCGTGAAGCTCGTTTATTTGACCTTACACGTCGGATTAGGAACATTCCGTCCTGTTAGTGTAGAAAATATTTCAGAACATGAAATGCATAGTGAATTTTATCGTTTGACCGAAGAAGCAGCTGAACAATTAAATGACGTGCGGCAAAGTGGGGGCAAAATTATTGCGGTAGGAACGACTTCGATTCGGACCTTGGAAACAATTGGAACGAAATTCGATGGACAAATTAAAGCAGATAGCGGTTGGACAGATATTTTTATTACACCTGGTTACGAATTTAAAATTGTCCAAGCTTTTTCTACTAATTTCCATTTACCAAAGTCAACATTAGTGATGTTAGTCAGCGCATTTGCAGGGAGAGATTTAACGCTCGCTGCGTATCAACATGCAATCGATGAAAGTTACCGCTTCTTTAGTTTTGGTGACGCAATGTTTGTAAAATAA
- a CDS encoding DUF4097 family beta strand repeat-containing protein yields MEEYLNQLKAAFAEEDIEYFNELKEDLLEQLAICLEEGQTEAEVVARLAPPEEIAADFYADLSLDAAINAKTSVVPREEIQDVFIQTQKKRMQKFIKTVFKVLRPLFLLGLLAVFGFFLIYVVKELIEERNLAGIPTILCLFLLAIILQVIKSWFSQKERLINGVAIGLSGLGVALLLFFSVTGQLMYKGRQYYKEINLASSNHAAFSFDSDADVEITTVEVSSTEKPSLMVKGRFKESDIKKIENGSYDNKVDLTLDEENIFDSFTRTGRSEVIFFIPKGTILDDFHLGLSQGDLRLLDIQTKNFDLDLISGDVYAKNIIADEGNVDSDYGDVIIEESAMNLNVKSTSGKTVITGMLGDLTIEGNKGLSILKFLRSDKVVLNNHSGRMILEDSETKKLTATATDGQVIVKRTKGDLSMVNENGKIVSEENQGRLDLKNGSGPTIAIQESKVNATVFSQSGFIKWLQDPSQTINVIASTGTGELRNDFSDVSNDGKYKIDVKSKTGDVKILEKVE; encoded by the coding sequence ATGGAAGAATATTTAAACCAACTAAAGGCTGCTTTTGCTGAAGAAGATATAGAATATTTTAACGAGCTGAAAGAAGATTTATTGGAGCAATTAGCTATTTGTTTAGAAGAAGGACAAACAGAAGCAGAAGTTGTTGCCAGACTCGCTCCGCCAGAAGAAATAGCTGCTGACTTTTACGCAGATCTAAGCTTGGATGCTGCAATCAATGCCAAAACTTCTGTTGTTCCTAGAGAAGAAATTCAAGATGTATTCATTCAAACTCAGAAAAAAAGAATGCAAAAATTTATCAAGACAGTATTTAAAGTGTTGAGACCGTTATTTCTTTTAGGACTGTTGGCAGTTTTTGGCTTTTTCTTGATCTACGTCGTAAAAGAATTGATAGAAGAACGAAATCTTGCTGGTATTCCAACCATTTTATGTTTATTTTTATTGGCGATTATCTTGCAAGTTATTAAAAGTTGGTTTAGTCAAAAGGAGCGCTTGATCAATGGGGTTGCAATTGGTTTATCTGGACTGGGCGTCGCATTGTTGCTATTTTTTTCAGTAACAGGCCAGTTAATGTATAAAGGTAGACAATATTACAAAGAAATCAATCTAGCTTCCAGCAATCATGCTGCTTTTAGTTTTGATTCAGATGCAGATGTTGAGATCACCACAGTTGAGGTATCTAGTACTGAAAAACCGAGCTTAATGGTGAAAGGCAGATTCAAAGAAAGTGACATTAAAAAGATTGAAAATGGCTCATATGATAACAAAGTTGACTTAACGTTGGATGAGGAAAATATTTTTGATTCATTCACACGAACAGGACGTTCAGAAGTGATTTTCTTTATTCCAAAAGGGACGATCCTCGATGATTTTCACTTAGGTTTAAGCCAAGGCGATTTACGTTTGCTGGATATCCAAACGAAAAATTTTGACTTAGACTTAATTTCAGGAGATGTTTATGCCAAAAATATTATTGCTGATGAAGGCAATGTAGATAGTGATTACGGCGACGTAATTATCGAAGAATCAGCGATGAATTTAAACGTCAAAAGCACTTCAGGCAAAACCGTTATCACTGGTATGCTTGGTGATTTAACGATTGAAGGCAATAAAGGACTTTCTATTTTGAAATTTTTACGTTCGGATAAGGTTGTTTTAAACAATCATTCAGGACGAATGATTTTAGAAGACTCCGAAACAAAGAAGCTCACGGCCACAGCAACAGATGGGCAAGTAATTGTAAAAAGAACCAAAGGGGATCTTTCAATGGTCAATGAGAACGGCAAAATCGTCTCAGAAGAAAATCAAGGGAGATTAGATTTGAAAAATGGCTCTGGACCAACAATTGCTATTCAAGAAAGTAAAGTAAATGCAACTGTTTTCAGCCAATCTGGTTTTATCAAATGGCTCCAAGACCCAAGTCAAACAATCAACGTTATTGCTAGCACTGGGACTGGCGAATTGAGAAATGATTTTTCTGATGTATCAAATGATGGAAAATATAAAATTGATGTAAAATCCAAAACCGGCGATGTTAAAATCTTGGAAAAGGTTGAATAA
- the lanM gene encoding type 2 lanthipeptide synthetase LanM: protein MIEELTYSYATTITERIECWRNLPVDTDEPVYLKQWQVRKSLLQESDYHKMMQHYQWNEQQLNIGLAPFTEERAQLLLPTVEKSEWFQLHRQLFATEIPIKEMNLAAGLRFHLNYYEQHIRRLLPKYPLIQLPENVIEELIEQLSAEFFFIAQKTLVWDVHQMIEEYQLQAESKEAEFAKYIEEFLGDKQRTYLFYGEYPTLARVLAVRLRFACEMIEEFIASLTDSTEQLAETFAISTPMKLTQIKLGQGDSHDQGKTVIQFQVQKKDLIFKFKNLEIGERFNALLSYLEKLDTTLSFYKIKRIVLPTFTIEEKVIYQECQNENEVMSFYRNYGQLLAIVYWLGATDLHMENLIASGSYPVLIDVETLIRPEMFKQTQKLSRQVRIEKQSVIVSGLLPQKKQWKRDLEMDALSGTKQKLPKKVRRLRNEGSSDIAFQLEEAYMEGAQNIPRLAGQDVDYQLYRHVIQAAFQTMNQLLLKNKAAFIEKVKELFSNTTIRLIYRDTQDYGNLLNFTLHTESTSNYIEREKIIENLWASKIIPEALIPFEVEAMLDHDIPLITANTSLTTVYTNGHKLPGLLAKTPIQDTVEHMEQITEKNSRFSYLLLKESLGTLEYKTQKIPIAVQNSSIEQPLLQKAADIGDRIIDQIVVEQQHGEVDWMSVLPGENEEVVIAYPSTDLYEGSAGVYLFLVYLNYFVPKASYQDVIELLEKELFQNEKAESSYESAFFDDGMRLTVAFYVTRLLDDEKHRAYLQQSLQNLKMAQGMEQNQLNEWLYGKASLLAILAAIYREFPSDEVYGLLSYYADAVEYQEMEDSSFAHGYAGVCYGLAQANQLLKEVAIEAKREWYQEKVEKNLEREPIRNNSWCRGKMGIEKVIGKSIGKVEDTFVEDDCLCHGNYGNSDDYLNNINLLTDDVIKLKTDPACIPISLFCGLAGIGYQLLRAYDSSSVRSLLFIK from the coding sequence ATGATTGAAGAGTTGACCTATAGTTATGCTACAACCATTACTGAAAGAATCGAATGTTGGAGAAACCTACCTGTAGATACAGATGAACCCGTTTACTTAAAGCAATGGCAAGTACGTAAAAGTTTATTACAAGAGTCAGATTATCATAAAATGATGCAGCATTATCAGTGGAACGAGCAACAGCTTAACATCGGACTCGCGCCTTTTACAGAAGAACGAGCGCAATTATTATTACCAACTGTTGAAAAAAGTGAGTGGTTCCAATTACATAGACAGTTATTTGCAACTGAAATCCCAATAAAAGAAATGAACTTAGCAGCTGGACTTCGTTTTCACTTAAATTACTATGAGCAACATATTAGACGTCTATTACCAAAATATCCATTGATTCAACTACCAGAAAATGTGATTGAGGAATTGATCGAGCAATTATCTGCTGAATTCTTTTTTATTGCGCAAAAAACCTTGGTTTGGGATGTTCACCAAATGATTGAAGAGTATCAGTTACAGGCGGAATCAAAAGAAGCAGAATTTGCCAAGTATATTGAAGAATTTCTTGGAGACAAGCAACGAACGTATCTCTTTTATGGAGAGTACCCGACACTTGCCAGAGTTCTTGCCGTTCGTTTGCGCTTTGCTTGTGAAATGATTGAAGAATTTATTGCTTCGTTGACGGATTCTACTGAACAATTAGCAGAAACCTTTGCTATTTCAACGCCGATGAAACTTACACAAATAAAATTGGGACAAGGAGACAGCCACGATCAAGGAAAAACAGTGATTCAATTTCAAGTACAAAAGAAAGATCTGATTTTTAAATTTAAAAACCTTGAAATAGGTGAACGTTTTAATGCATTACTGTCTTATCTAGAAAAACTAGATACAACGTTGTCCTTCTATAAAATTAAGCGTATTGTCTTACCAACATTTACGATCGAGGAAAAAGTAATCTATCAAGAATGTCAAAATGAGAATGAAGTGATGAGTTTTTATCGAAACTATGGTCAGCTATTAGCAATCGTTTATTGGTTAGGGGCAACAGATTTGCATATGGAAAACTTAATTGCTAGTGGCTCCTACCCCGTCTTGATCGATGTGGAAACGCTGATTCGTCCTGAGATGTTTAAACAAACACAAAAATTATCACGGCAAGTTCGCATCGAAAAACAATCAGTTATCGTCTCCGGTTTGTTGCCACAAAAAAAACAATGGAAACGTGATCTGGAAATGGACGCTTTATCTGGTACTAAGCAAAAGTTGCCTAAAAAAGTTAGAAGGCTGAGAAATGAAGGCTCTAGTGATATCGCTTTCCAATTAGAGGAAGCGTACATGGAGGGTGCTCAAAATATTCCTCGCTTAGCGGGACAAGATGTAGATTATCAATTATATCGTCACGTGATCCAGGCAGCCTTTCAAACAATGAATCAATTATTATTGAAAAATAAAGCTGCTTTTATAGAGAAAGTCAAAGAGTTATTTTCTAATACAACAATCCGATTGATTTACAGAGATACACAAGATTATGGGAATTTATTGAATTTTACGTTGCATACAGAGAGTACGTCAAACTATATTGAACGGGAGAAGATCATTGAAAACTTATGGGCTAGTAAAATCATTCCAGAAGCGTTAATCCCTTTTGAAGTAGAAGCAATGTTGGATCACGATATTCCTTTAATTACAGCGAACACTTCTTTGACAACAGTTTATACCAATGGTCACAAGCTCCCTGGACTATTGGCCAAAACACCAATACAAGATACGGTGGAGCATATGGAACAAATAACAGAAAAAAACAGTCGATTTTCTTACCTTTTACTAAAAGAAAGTCTAGGTACGTTAGAATATAAAACACAAAAAATACCGATTGCAGTACAAAATAGTTCTATTGAACAACCGTTATTACAAAAGGCTGCTGATATTGGCGATAGGATCATTGATCAGATTGTAGTGGAACAACAGCATGGAGAAGTTGATTGGATGTCTGTTCTACCAGGAGAAAATGAGGAGGTAGTGATTGCTTATCCAAGCACAGATCTTTATGAAGGGAGTGCCGGAGTCTATTTGTTTTTAGTCTATTTGAACTATTTTGTGCCTAAAGCTAGTTATCAAGATGTAATTGAGCTATTGGAAAAAGAGCTTTTTCAAAATGAAAAAGCAGAAAGTTCTTATGAAAGTGCCTTTTTTGATGATGGGATGCGTCTAACCGTTGCTTTTTATGTGACGAGATTACTTGATGATGAAAAACATCGAGCATACTTACAACAGAGTCTGCAAAACTTGAAAATGGCTCAAGGAATGGAGCAAAATCAGTTGAATGAATGGCTTTATGGAAAAGCTAGTTTACTGGCTATTTTGGCAGCCATCTACCGAGAATTTCCAAGTGACGAAGTCTATGGATTATTATCGTATTACGCAGATGCTGTAGAGTATCAGGAAATGGAAGATAGCAGCTTTGCTCATGGTTATGCTGGTGTTTGTTATGGATTGGCTCAAGCAAATCAACTCTTGAAAGAAGTAGCGATCGAAGCAAAACGGGAATGGTACCAAGAAAAAGTTGAAAAAAATCTTGAACGGGAACCAATACGGAATAATTCTTGGTGTCGAGGAAAAATGGGCATTGAAAAAGTTATAGGGAAATCAATTGGAAAAGTCGAGGATACTTTTGTAGAAGACGATTGTTTATGTCATGGAAATTATGGAAATTCAGATGATTATTTGAATAATATTAATCTATTAACAGATGACGTTATTAAATTGAAGACTGATCCAGCGTGCATTCCAATAAGCCTTTTCTGCGGACTAGCGGGAATTGGCTATCAACTATTAAGAGCATATGATTCGTCCAGTGTACGGTCCTTGTTATTTATTAAGTGA